In a single window of the Melioribacteraceae bacterium genome:
- a CDS encoding M20/M25/M40 family metallo-hydrolase, with the protein MKRIFIFILFFHLIITYQNFSQNEIFTAKILEIGKTDNRTMYWQDMLSNRFGGRITGSDAYLNSAEWVKNELIKMGLEVELDDVASVPVGFNRGAWFGKMISPQLINLEFVTPSYTAGTKGKQKGRAVLMPSEKNYDSLKSSLKGAWVLIDGVSEGLPIDRDTISLLTKKLIAAGALGTIQLSRVPIRALDARTVKSFDDLPVLCDIKLLDEHYNLIKSLIEKGEEVVLEFDIRNHFKPGPVKYPNVLGVLKGTEFPDEYVVLGAHLDSYDVATGSVDNASGVANMLEAIRMITTAGAKPRRSIMVQLYAAEERGLLGSKSWVQKNKNKLDKISIVYNKDSGTNALTSLLVPKVMVEPLKKVAEPLEKANLKFGFKLAEMSPFRKAGRGGTDSHSFVMEGVPAPWLRLEGTHRYGNTWHTNLDTYDQIIPEYQEQSSIVIAVLALGTANLDKLLPREGAFYPDGIYADLNTNRGRITLKIDYENVPMTSANFIGLAEGKIDNGVVPVGNPFFNGSIWHRVVAGHVIQAGKPNIRNSNSEVEGPKYEFPNEIYKGLSHNKAGMLGMANGGPHTNGSQFYITLGDRSYLDGNYTLFGEVFEGMDVVYKVVQGDTIKSISITRIGEKANSFKPTTEQFKKMVDDASIKVQAEFEKKKKAELEWSQKNLKNSLTTASGINYVIVQNVSGNKLNPGTLIKLKYKGKVLIDELNFRSSIDGKPDFGDEGEIFEYTIGSSKINPGFDELVSSMTIGEKRIAVVPSDLAYGVGSFYGKYEAGKKRFVIAPHSTLYYEIEIIK; encoded by the coding sequence ATGAAGCGCATATTCATTTTTATTCTATTCTTTCACCTAATTATTACATATCAAAATTTTTCACAAAACGAAATTTTCACTGCAAAAATATTAGAGATTGGGAAAACAGATAACCGCACAATGTATTGGCAGGATATGCTGAGCAATAGATTCGGTGGTAGAATAACCGGCTCGGATGCTTATTTAAATTCTGCTGAGTGGGTAAAAAATGAATTGATTAAAATGGGTTTGGAGGTTGAGCTTGATGATGTTGCTTCAGTACCGGTTGGCTTCAATAGAGGAGCCTGGTTTGGAAAAATGATTTCTCCTCAACTAATAAATTTAGAGTTTGTGACTCCATCGTACACAGCAGGAACAAAGGGAAAGCAAAAGGGGCGTGCTGTTTTAATGCCCTCAGAAAAAAATTATGATTCTTTGAAGAGTTCTTTAAAAGGCGCATGGGTTTTAATTGATGGCGTAAGTGAAGGCTTACCAATTGATCGAGATACTATTTCTTTATTAACAAAAAAATTAATTGCCGCCGGCGCGCTAGGCACAATTCAACTTTCACGAGTGCCCATTAGAGCACTTGATGCCCGCACGGTAAAATCATTTGATGATTTACCTGTGTTATGTGATATTAAACTTCTTGATGAACATTATAATCTTATTAAATCTTTAATCGAAAAGGGAGAAGAAGTAGTTCTCGAATTCGATATCCGCAATCATTTTAAACCAGGTCCGGTTAAATATCCAAATGTTTTAGGAGTTTTAAAAGGAACAGAATTTCCGGATGAATATGTAGTTCTTGGTGCGCATCTAGATTCATATGATGTTGCTACCGGTTCTGTTGATAACGCTTCAGGCGTTGCTAATATGCTCGAAGCAATAAGAATGATTACTACTGCCGGAGCTAAACCTCGCCGTTCAATTATGGTTCAACTTTACGCTGCCGAAGAAAGAGGTTTGCTTGGTTCAAAATCTTGGGTTCAAAAGAATAAAAATAAACTTGATAAAATATCTATTGTGTATAATAAAGATAGCGGAACAAATGCTCTTACTAGTCTGCTAGTACCTAAAGTAATGGTTGAGCCTCTAAAAAAAGTGGCCGAACCATTAGAGAAGGCAAATCTAAAATTTGGTTTTAAACTTGCCGAGATGAGTCCCTTCCGAAAAGCCGGACGAGGTGGAACCGATAGTCATTCTTTTGTAATGGAAGGTGTACCGGCTCCTTGGCTAAGATTAGAAGGTACACACAGGTATGGAAATACATGGCATACAAATCTCGATACTTACGATCAAATTATTCCAGAATATCAAGAACAATCTTCAATAGTAATCGCAGTTCTTGCTCTTGGAACCGCAAATTTAGATAAACTACTTCCCCGCGAAGGCGCATTTTATCCCGATGGAATTTATGCCGATCTAAACACAAACAGAGGTAGAATTACACTTAAAATTGATTATGAGAATGTGCCGATGACTTCAGCTAATTTTATTGGTCTTGCTGAAGGGAAAATTGATAATGGCGTTGTACCAGTTGGAAACCCCTTTTTCAATGGATCGATTTGGCATAGAGTGGTTGCCGGGCACGTTATTCAAGCAGGGAAACCAAATATTAGAAATTCGAATAGTGAAGTTGAAGGACCCAAATATGAATTCCCAAATGAAATTTATAAGGGACTTTCGCACAACAAAGCCGGAATGCTGGGCATGGCAAATGGTGGACCCCATACTAATGGGAGTCAATTTTATATTACTCTTGGCGATCGTTCATATCTCGATGGCAATTATACTTTGTTTGGAGAAGTCTTTGAGGGAATGGACGTTGTGTATAAAGTAGTTCAGGGAGATACTATAAAAAGTATATCCATCACAAGAATTGGAGAAAAAGCTAATAGTTTTAAACCAACGACAGAGCAATTCAAAAAAATGGTTGACGATGCAAGTATTAAAGTACAGGCAGAATTTGAAAAAAAGAAAAAAGCAGAATTAGAGTGGAGTCAAAAAAACCTTAAAAATTCTTTAACAACGGCTTCAGGTATTAATTATGTGATTGTTCAGAATGTTTCAGGAAATAAACTAAACCCGGGTACACTAATTAAGTTAAAGTATAAAGGAAAAGTATTGATTGATGAGTTAAATTTTAGAAGCTCTATTGATGGTAAACCAGATTTTGGCGACGAAGGAGAAATTTTTGAATACACAATTGGCAGTTCAAAAATTAATCCGGGCTTTGATGAATTGGTTTCAAGCATGACAATCGGTGAAAAAAGAATTGCTGTCGTGCCCTCTGATTTAGCTTACGGAGTTGGAAGTTTTTATGGCAAATATGAAGCGGGTAAAAAGAGGTTTGTTATTGCTCCACACTCTACTTTGTATTACGAAATTGAGATTATTAAATAA
- a CDS encoding PhzF family phenazine biosynthesis protein — translation MTLPYYVVDAFTSKLFGGNPAAVVPLPEWIDDSLMQNIAAENNLSETAFFVKEGDHYKIRWMTPISEVPLCGHATLASSFVIFNFIEKDVNEIKFISKSGELIVTKEYDYLSLNFPINKPHKVGVSKEIKECFDKEPVEVLENGFFILIIFDSEEYIKNVKPDFELIKNIHPHAVIISAAGSDSDFVSRMFAPNEGINEDPVTGSAHTVLIPYWSEKLNKKIFRALQLSKRGGELFCENLDPRVRISGKCVLYSQGSLFLAL, via the coding sequence ATGACGCTTCCCTATTATGTTGTTGATGCCTTTACATCAAAATTATTTGGCGGAAATCCTGCCGCGGTAGTTCCGCTTCCAGAATGGATTGATGATTCATTGATGCAAAATATTGCTGCCGAAAATAATCTTTCCGAGACCGCCTTTTTTGTTAAAGAAGGTGATCATTACAAAATTCGTTGGATGACTCCAATAAGTGAAGTTCCTCTTTGTGGACACGCTACACTCGCATCTTCATTTGTAATTTTTAATTTCATTGAAAAGGATGTTAATGAAATTAAATTTATTTCAAAAAGTGGTGAGTTAATTGTAACCAAAGAGTATGATTATCTATCATTAAATTTTCCAATTAATAAGCCTCACAAAGTTGGAGTTTCGAAAGAAATAAAAGAATGTTTTGATAAGGAACCGGTTGAAGTTTTGGAAAACGGATTTTTCATTTTAATAATTTTTGATTCTGAAGAGTATATTAAAAATGTAAAACCGGATTTTGAGCTAATCAAGAATATTCACCCCCACGCAGTCATCATTTCAGCGGCTGGAAGTGATTCAGATTTTGTATCCCGCATGTTTGCGCCTAACGAAGGAATTAACGAGGATCCTGTAACCGGTTCCGCTCACACAGTTTTAATTCCTTACTGGTCCGAAAAACTTAATAAGAAAATATTTCGTGCCCTTCAGCTCTCAAAACGGGGAGGCGAACTTTTTTGTGAAAATTTAGATCCGCGAGTAAGAATTTCGGGGAAATGTGTGCTTTATTCGCAAGGAAGTTTATTTTTGGCTTTATAA
- a CDS encoding lamin tail domain-containing protein — protein sequence MKRTPIKTLVLTGLISFSFINAQSGGSLTFSEVMFIPSELNGEFIEIYNSSETEIVDLSKLKFKYYTSTADNIIEFIGGRFLLPNKYAIIIEGDYDYANGAYKNLIPQDALVLKIGDNSFGTNGMANSSSREIYLLNSSNEVIETYIYSADNLSGISDEKYLLNKDNNSANWRNSLALNGTPGKINSITPTITNDDLSIQIIGIDPPLPAENEIIKAQILIKNLGTQKAINFKIEVYINSNHDGEPQPEENIFERIIDQLGWGDSLLVEVEFAGSAIGENKLFAKVIFHQDENQSNNISTFTFAVTEKNAGYNEVVINEIMYAPASSEPEWIEIYNRSDRVINLKNWRIGDSNQLIEISNEDFQIYPYEYLVISDDQTISSYHHIKSKLLIKTLPTLNNSGDEIILMSNKNKTIDSVKYLSSWGGAEGKSLERRSAGEQSNSEINWATSIAILNSTPGEINSITKRDYDLGIMLVKVEPEKPIVGEEFIISVLVKNLGHQNTNNFSLKIFNDANRDSIGEQDEQIFIATKTELVVDDSIEYTVKFTIDKIGAFQIIAELLCAEDENQYNNKKTTLIDVADKQVNFNDIIINEIMVAPTNDEPEWIELQNISNRIINIKNWKIGDKSSSVIITTKDLSLSPKEFVIICGDSSLLSIHSLTSNFVLKSMPTLNNSGDDVVIQSSTGFIVDSLRYEGHWITSAGGRSLERYSATEPTIIRSNWRFSESNTKSTPGNINSISKRDYDLTISSVTVAPNKLFVYEELHIKINVKNVGYRNSTDYTLQLFNDLNKDSIAELNERIYSSTLNSLENNDSTDFIIPYTFFDSGSYQLIINLIYAEDQKKSNNNLTITLYVHNKPEAFNSIIINEVMFAPINDEPEWIELQNNSDRVINLNGWKIGDNTSFVIITSKDILVQPSEYFLICADSSVLYYHAITSALLVSSMPSLNNNGDDVIIKERTGITIDSLRYDATWASKPVGRSLERISSLGQTIKIDNWRFSEASKKSTPGEINSVTTRKRDLSIEIKEVTPKHPIVDEILTISVSIKNVGLILSDQFVVELYIENFENTLNGKRDLIHYAKYDPLSINDSSNISINYKVQTEGTKNIIALLKYAEDENLLNNERIFNFTVNEKQASYNEIIINEVMIAPINDEPEWVELKNVSSKNINLKNWKIGDNASSVILDTNDLFLEPNEYLVVSNDSSLLNYYSISARTIVRPMPAFNNNGDEVVIKNLIGNTIDSLKYSMSWVTTPNGRSIERVALKESTTNQLNWRYSEARLKGTPGKTNSVSQKKYDASILNLNSPQKYAVLNSGLNLNVEIKNIGEDEIALVIVNLFHDKSEDGIAQHNEILHQISFQNFLSGEIKIIELSVSNFNKGKNKFIVEVNCSNDEFTDNNSASFNIDGVTINEIRGDLIINEVMYAPSAPESEWIEIFNNSEKVINLNGYKVANSKDTILIANKNVELLSNEILLIAKDTAGFKKYLEIPRLYLSPFPTLMNTKDKIILLDSLDRIIDSLEYRSTWGGAGGKSLEKIEPGLSSPDSTNWRTTVSSVGGTPGYPNSFSRKNFDVEVLRIFYSPEMPGVAQEVKINTQIFNRGKQIALFKLQLNSLLSDGVIENRENTVTQMLHPGDSLLFEFNYTITSLMTKQTFEVNALWDIDENMQNNKMLSSLYPTYNFNTVLINEIMYNPINGEPEWIELYNNSNYPIFLDGWSVLDVLPKSSISKIQNDNYLLPSNKYLIIAKDSTIKNYHRSINSKLIVSNIPNLNNDVDGIVIKDFYNRTIDSVKYDGKWGGVGGKSLERIYHKKPTSDNKNWGSSIDIEYSTPGRTNSLTPKEFDLTVASISSTPSYPIYGENIKLAALVKNVGLSTADNYSVIFYRIENNDTLFLSSEKGVTLTSNDSIMVYSQFEMNIVQPILVLCKVLFQNDEEMFNNYLIAEIKPGAGKYSVLISEVMYDPLKGETEWIEIFNASSENVNLKDWSISDLLPSPTIVKVTSKDVFLLPGEYAVIAADTASYQYLPPEKFFQAKFGALGNSNDVILIYDSRGAVIDSLNYSSGWGGLKGRSLERITFTQSTNDSTNWASSIEDDFATPGFSNSINNLPYYGYGSIIINEIMYEPKISNTEFIEFYNNSSDSIQIGGMRLIIGTNTYHKILESSFKLSPKEFLVFVSDSSIFSNYSRIKENQSIVISKTKFSLSNNGNQLVIKDLKGRTLDSVYYNPTWHNKNIISTTNRSLERLNPGLSSNNPSNWSSSVHIEGASPAYQNSIYSENSVYEAKVTVKPNPFSPDNDGFEDFAIINFDLSNPFSQVRIKVFDSRGRLVRTISENNLAASRNSVIFNGLDDNGNPLRIGIYILLIESVSANNGALDVVKIPIVIARKL from the coding sequence ATGAAAAGAACTCCTATCAAAACTTTGGTTTTGACCGGGTTGATTTCTTTTTCCTTTATTAATGCACAGTCAGGGGGCTCGCTAACTTTTTCTGAAGTAATGTTCATTCCTTCTGAATTGAATGGGGAATTCATAGAAATCTACAATTCTTCTGAAACTGAAATTGTTGACTTATCAAAACTGAAGTTCAAATACTACACATCAACCGCCGATAATATTATTGAGTTTATCGGTGGCCGGTTTCTATTGCCTAATAAATATGCCATTATAATAGAAGGGGATTACGATTATGCAAATGGCGCTTACAAAAATTTAATACCGCAAGATGCGCTGGTATTGAAAATAGGAGATAACTCGTTCGGCACAAATGGAATGGCTAACTCTTCAAGTCGCGAGATTTATTTGTTGAATAGTAGTAACGAGGTTATTGAAACGTACATTTATTCTGCTGATAACTTATCTGGTATTTCGGATGAAAAATATTTATTAAATAAGGATAATAATTCAGCTAACTGGCGCAACTCTCTTGCTCTGAATGGAACCCCGGGTAAAATAAACTCTATAACCCCAACAATAACTAATGACGATTTGAGTATTCAGATTATTGGAATCGATCCACCTCTCCCGGCTGAAAATGAAATTATAAAGGCACAAATTCTCATAAAAAACCTGGGTACACAAAAGGCCATAAATTTTAAGATAGAAGTTTACATTAACTCAAATCATGATGGCGAGCCACAGCCAGAAGAAAATATATTTGAAAGAATTATTGATCAGCTAGGTTGGGGTGACTCTCTTCTTGTAGAGGTCGAATTTGCCGGTTCAGCGATCGGGGAAAATAAGTTGTTCGCAAAAGTAATTTTCCATCAAGATGAAAACCAATCCAACAATATTTCTACTTTTACTTTCGCAGTGACTGAAAAAAATGCAGGGTATAACGAAGTAGTGATTAATGAAATAATGTATGCACCGGCAAGCAGTGAGCCTGAATGGATAGAAATATACAACCGATCTGATCGAGTAATTAATTTAAAGAATTGGAGAATTGGAGATTCAAACCAACTTATTGAAATCAGTAATGAAGATTTTCAAATTTACCCTTACGAGTACTTGGTAATTAGTGACGACCAAACAATTTCTAGCTACCATCACATTAAATCCAAATTGTTAATAAAAACCTTGCCTACATTAAATAATAGTGGTGATGAGATTATTTTAATGAGTAATAAAAACAAAACTATTGATTCAGTAAAATATTTATCTAGTTGGGGAGGGGCTGAGGGAAAATCCCTCGAAAGAAGATCTGCAGGTGAACAGAGTAATTCTGAAATTAATTGGGCAACTTCAATTGCTATTTTGAATTCAACCCCAGGAGAAATAAACTCAATAACAAAACGAGATTATGATTTAGGAATAATGCTAGTTAAAGTTGAACCTGAAAAACCAATAGTTGGGGAGGAGTTTATTATTTCGGTATTAGTAAAAAATCTTGGTCACCAAAACACAAATAATTTTTCTCTCAAAATATTTAATGATGCAAATAGGGATTCGATTGGAGAACAAGATGAGCAAATTTTTATTGCAACAAAAACTGAACTGGTAGTTGATGATTCTATTGAATACACAGTCAAATTTACTATAGACAAAATTGGAGCATTTCAAATAATAGCCGAACTTCTCTGTGCCGAGGATGAAAATCAGTATAATAATAAAAAGACTACTTTAATAGATGTTGCTGATAAACAGGTTAATTTCAACGACATAATTATAAATGAAATAATGGTTGCTCCCACAAATGATGAGCCCGAATGGATTGAACTACAAAATATTTCTAACAGAATTATAAACATTAAAAATTGGAAAATCGGAGATAAAAGCTCATCAGTTATTATTACAACAAAAGATTTATCCCTTTCACCAAAAGAATTTGTAATAATTTGTGGCGATAGTTCTCTTCTGAGTATTCATTCACTAACCTCTAATTTTGTGTTGAAGTCGATGCCCACCTTAAATAATAGCGGAGATGATGTTGTAATCCAATCCAGTACCGGTTTTATAGTCGATTCATTAAGATATGAAGGGCATTGGATTACCTCGGCAGGAGGAAGATCTCTTGAACGATATTCCGCTACCGAACCAACAATTATTAGATCTAATTGGCGATTCTCTGAATCGAACACAAAAAGCACACCGGGGAATATTAACTCTATATCAAAAAGAGATTATGACCTAACTATATCTTCAGTAACAGTCGCACCCAACAAACTTTTTGTTTATGAAGAGCTCCATATAAAAATAAATGTTAAAAATGTTGGCTATAGAAATTCAACTGATTACACTCTTCAGCTTTTTAATGATTTGAATAAAGACTCAATAGCTGAATTGAATGAAAGAATATATTCTAGCACACTAAATAGTTTAGAAAATAATGACTCCACAGATTTTATAATACCCTACACATTTTTTGATTCGGGATCCTACCAGCTAATAATTAACTTAATTTATGCGGAGGATCAGAAAAAATCCAACAATAATCTTACTATCACTTTGTATGTGCATAACAAACCTGAAGCGTTCAACAGCATCATAATAAACGAAGTAATGTTTGCGCCAATAAATGATGAACCGGAATGGATTGAATTACAAAATAATTCAGATAGAGTGATTAACCTTAATGGTTGGAAAATCGGAGATAATACTTCTTTTGTGATCATCACTTCAAAAGATATACTCGTTCAACCAAGTGAATATTTTTTGATTTGTGCTGACAGCTCGGTTTTATACTATCATGCAATTACATCTGCATTATTGGTTAGCTCAATGCCGTCTCTGAATAATAATGGGGATGATGTAATAATTAAGGAAAGAACAGGAATTACAATCGATTCTTTGCGATATGATGCAACATGGGCTTCTAAGCCGGTCGGCCGCTCTCTTGAAAGAATATCTTCTCTTGGACAAACAATAAAAATTGACAATTGGCGCTTTTCGGAAGCAAGTAAGAAAAGTACCCCGGGAGAAATAAATTCAGTCACAACGAGAAAACGGGATTTAAGTATCGAGATAAAAGAGGTGACACCAAAACATCCAATCGTTGATGAAATCCTTACAATTTCAGTGTCTATAAAAAATGTTGGATTGATTTTATCTGATCAATTTGTAGTAGAGCTATATATTGAAAATTTCGAAAATACCCTAAATGGAAAAAGAGATTTAATACATTACGCTAAATATGATCCGTTGAGTATTAATGATTCGTCGAATATTTCAATTAATTACAAAGTGCAAACTGAGGGGACAAAAAATATTATTGCTCTTCTTAAATATGCGGAGGATGAAAATTTATTGAACAACGAAAGAATTTTTAATTTTACTGTAAACGAAAAACAAGCATCCTATAATGAAATAATTATTAATGAAGTTATGATTGCCCCTATTAATGATGAGCCGGAATGGGTTGAATTGAAGAATGTTTCTAGCAAAAACATTAATCTAAAAAACTGGAAAATAGGTGATAATGCCTCATCGGTTATTCTAGATACAAATGATTTATTCCTGGAGCCAAATGAGTATTTGGTGGTTAGCAACGACAGTTCACTACTAAATTATTATTCCATCAGTGCGAGAACTATAGTTAGGCCAATGCCGGCATTCAATAATAATGGTGACGAGGTTGTAATCAAGAATTTGATTGGGAATACAATTGACTCATTAAAATATTCGATGTCTTGGGTTACTACACCGAACGGCCGATCAATCGAAAGAGTTGCTCTAAAAGAATCTACCACAAATCAATTAAACTGGAGATATTCGGAAGCAAGACTTAAAGGTACTCCGGGAAAGACAAATTCAGTGTCTCAAAAAAAATATGATGCATCTATATTAAATCTTAATTCACCTCAAAAATATGCTGTGCTCAACTCCGGCTTAAATTTAAATGTTGAAATTAAAAATATTGGTGAGGATGAAATTGCGCTCGTGATTGTTAACTTATTTCACGATAAAAGCGAAGATGGGATTGCACAACATAATGAAATATTACATCAGATTAGCTTTCAAAACTTTTTGAGCGGGGAGATTAAAATCATTGAATTATCAGTTTCTAATTTTAATAAAGGGAAAAATAAATTTATTGTAGAGGTGAATTGTTCCAATGATGAATTTACAGATAACAATTCGGCAAGCTTTAATATTGATGGTGTTACAATAAATGAAATACGTGGCGATCTAATAATCAATGAAGTTATGTATGCCCCATCGGCACCGGAAAGCGAGTGGATTGAAATTTTCAACAACAGTGAAAAAGTAATAAACCTAAATGGCTACAAAGTTGCGAACTCTAAAGACACAATCCTTATTGCTAATAAAAACGTTGAATTACTTTCAAATGAAATATTGTTAATAGCAAAAGACACTGCCGGTTTTAAAAAGTATCTGGAAATTCCGCGACTTTATTTAAGTCCATTTCCAACGTTGATGAATACTAAAGACAAAATAATTCTACTTGATTCACTTGATCGAATAATTGATTCGCTCGAATACAGATCCACGTGGGGTGGTGCCGGGGGAAAATCACTAGAAAAAATTGAACCTGGATTATCCTCGCCAGATTCAACAAACTGGAGAACCACAGTCTCAAGCGTAGGGGGAACACCCGGGTATCCGAATTCATTTTCACGAAAAAATTTTGATGTTGAGGTTTTAAGAATATTCTATTCGCCAGAGATGCCTGGGGTTGCGCAAGAGGTTAAAATTAATACTCAGATATTTAACCGAGGAAAACAAATTGCTTTGTTTAAGTTGCAGCTAAATTCATTATTATCCGATGGAGTAATCGAAAATCGAGAGAATACAGTTACCCAAATGCTTCATCCGGGCGATTCACTGTTATTTGAGTTTAATTATACAATTACAAGTTTGATGACAAAACAAACATTTGAAGTTAACGCATTGTGGGATATTGATGAAAATATGCAAAACAATAAAATGCTCTCTTCTCTGTATCCGACTTATAATTTCAACACTGTTTTAATAAATGAAATAATGTACAATCCAATTAACGGGGAACCCGAATGGATTGAGCTATACAACAATTCTAATTACCCAATTTTCCTGGATGGATGGAGTGTTTTAGATGTACTTCCTAAAAGTTCAATAAGTAAGATACAAAACGATAATTATTTGCTACCTTCGAACAAATATTTGATTATTGCTAAAGATAGTACAATTAAAAATTATCACAGATCAATCAACTCAAAATTGATCGTTTCTAATATTCCTAATTTGAATAACGATGTTGATGGTATTGTTATTAAAGACTTTTATAATAGAACTATTGATTCGGTTAAATATGACGGTAAATGGGGAGGCGTCGGAGGAAAATCATTAGAAAGAATTTATCATAAAAAACCAACCTCTGATAATAAAAATTGGGGATCTTCCATAGATATTGAATATAGCACACCTGGAAGAACAAATAGTTTAACACCGAAAGAATTTGATCTAACTGTCGCATCAATTTCTTCAACACCTTCTTACCCAATTTATGGAGAAAATATAAAACTGGCGGCACTTGTCAAGAATGTTGGATTATCAACTGCAGATAATTATTCAGTTATATTTTATAGAATTGAAAACAACGACACACTTTTTTTGAGCTCAGAAAAAGGGGTGACGTTAACGTCGAATGATTCGATTATGGTATACTCACAATTTGAAATGAACATTGTTCAACCTATACTTGTGCTTTGTAAGGTATTATTTCAAAATGATGAGGAAATGTTTAACAACTATCTCATTGCAGAAATAAAACCAGGTGCCGGGAAATATAGTGTTCTAATTTCTGAAGTAATGTATGATCCATTAAAAGGGGAAACCGAATGGATTGAAATCTTCAATGCATCAAGCGAAAACGTGAATTTGAAGGATTGGTCAATCAGTGACTTGTTACCATCACCTACAATTGTTAAAGTCACTTCTAAAGATGTTTTTTTACTTCCAGGAGAGTATGCTGTAATTGCGGCAGATACTGCTAGCTATCAGTATTTACCACCGGAAAAATTTTTCCAAGCCAAGTTTGGAGCGCTTGGAAATAGTAATGATGTAATTCTAATCTACGATTCACGCGGTGCTGTTATAGACAGTTTAAATTATAGTTCTGGGTGGGGAGGGTTAAAGGGGAGATCTTTAGAACGGATCACTTTTACTCAGAGCACTAATGATAGCACAAACTGGGCATCCTCTATTGAAGATGACTTTGCTACTCCGGGATTTTCCAATTCCATAAATAATCTACCATATTATGGTTATGGATCTATTATTATTAATGAAATAATGTACGAGCCGAAAATCTCAAACACTGAATTTATTGAGTTCTATAATAACTCATCGGACTCAATTCAGATTGGAGGAATGAGATTAATTATCGGGACAAATACATATCATAAAATATTGGAAAGCTCATTTAAACTTTCACCCAAAGAATTTTTAGTTTTTGTTTCAGATTCTTCTATCTTTTCAAACTACAGCCGGATTAAAGAAAATCAATCAATTGTTATTTCAAAAACTAAATTTTCTTTATCTAACAATGGTAACCAGCTTGTTATAAAAGATTTAAAAGGAAGGACGCTCGATTCAGTTTACTATAACCCCACTTGGCATAATAAAAATATCATATCAACCACAAACAGATCGCTGGAAAGATTAAATCCCGGTTTATCTTCAAACAATCCTTCAAACTGGAGCAGTTCGGTTCATATTGAAGGGGCTTCGCCGGCATATCAGAATTCGATTTATTCTGAGAATTCAGTTTATGAAGCTAAAGTAACAGTTAAACCTAATCCATTTTCCCCTGATAATGATGGATTTGAGGATTTCGCGATTATTAATTTTGATTTATCTAATCCATTTTCGCAAGTTAGAATTAAAGTTTTTGACAGTCGCGGCAGATTGGTTAGAACAATAAGCGAGAACAATTTGGCAGCTTCTCGAAATTCAGTTATTTTTAATGGACTCGATGATAATGGAAATCCATTAAGAATAGGGATTTATATATTACTTATTGAATCGGTATCAGCGAACAATGGAGCTCTTGATGTAGTCAAAATACCGATTGTAATCGCCCGGAAACTTTAG